One window of the Natronomonas marina genome contains the following:
- a CDS encoding bactofilin family protein, which yields MRRALAVVLGVVLVLSLFTGVTAADTRAGGTVVVDEGETVNGLSATAGTIVIEGTVDGDLRAYGGEVRIAESGEVTGIVRAYAGEVRIDGTVGGNVLAYAGSVRVGETATIDRSFGAVAGDVVLAGQIDGDANAFAGEITLARTATVGGDLTYEGELDDRGGTVDGVTQKTQDLALFPPAGPLSVVFSVFMFFANLLLGAILLYVGPRFADAAYETVLTEPLRTGGAGLAAVGGVALAVALLAITIVGLPLAVALLMLTVVLAWVAAVYGRYVVGQWLLSYTGRESRYLALFVGVVVVGLLGIVPYLGFAIRAVVFLIGAGVVALALLRLYELVTESRGGLSSI from the coding sequence ATGCGCCGTGCTCTGGCAGTCGTCCTCGGTGTCGTACTGGTGCTGTCGCTTTTCACCGGCGTCACGGCGGCCGACACCCGCGCCGGCGGGACGGTCGTCGTCGACGAGGGCGAGACGGTCAACGGGCTCTCGGCGACGGCCGGGACCATCGTCATCGAGGGCACCGTCGACGGCGACCTCCGGGCCTACGGCGGCGAGGTCCGAATCGCCGAGAGCGGCGAGGTGACCGGCATCGTCCGGGCCTACGCGGGCGAGGTGCGAATCGACGGTACCGTCGGCGGGAACGTCCTCGCGTACGCCGGCAGCGTGAGGGTCGGCGAGACGGCCACCATCGACCGCTCGTTCGGCGCGGTCGCCGGCGACGTGGTCCTCGCGGGGCAGATCGACGGCGACGCCAACGCCTTCGCCGGCGAGATCACGCTCGCGCGGACGGCGACGGTCGGCGGCGACCTGACCTACGAGGGCGAACTCGACGACCGCGGCGGCACCGTCGACGGCGTGACACAGAAGACCCAGGACCTGGCGCTGTTCCCGCCGGCCGGCCCGCTGTCGGTCGTCTTTTCGGTGTTCATGTTCTTTGCGAACCTGCTCCTGGGAGCGATACTGCTGTACGTCGGTCCCCGCTTCGCCGACGCCGCCTACGAGACGGTCCTCACCGAACCGCTGCGGACCGGCGGGGCGGGGCTTGCAGCGGTCGGCGGCGTCGCCCTCGCCGTCGCGTTGCTCGCCATCACGATAGTCGGGTTGCCGCTCGCGGTCGCCCTGCTCATGCTCACCGTCGTCCTCGCGTGGGTGGCCGCGGTCTACGGCCGCTACGTCGTCGGGCAGTGGCTCCTGTCGTACACCGGACGGGAGAGCCGCTACCTCGCCCTGTTCGTCGGTGTCGTCGTGGTCGGCCTGCTCGGCATCGTCCCGTACCTCGGCTTCGCCATCCGGGCGGTCGTCTTCCTGATCGGGGCCGGTGTCGTCGCTCTGGCCTTGCTTCGGCTCTACGAACTGGTCACCGAGAGCCGGGGCGGTCTCTCGAGCATCTAG